In Vicia villosa cultivar HV-30 ecotype Madison, WI linkage group LG7, Vvil1.0, whole genome shotgun sequence, the DNA window ATATCACTTAGCCATTTTCAAGGCCTTGTGCTTGAGAGATTATAGATTAGGATAACTTACTAGGCCTAAAAGGAAATGGTTTGTGATGGATCTAAAGGACTGAGCGCCCGAATGAAGCTAGATCACCCAAGGAGTCTTGAGTGTAACATGTATCCCAAAGTGTATAAAGCAAGGTGGCCGCCTAAGGAATATTGCAGGCCTCTCACTTGGGCTTAAGCCCAAGACTAACAACCTGTCTCATGTAATACGCATCATATATTCTAAAGTGGCTTAGGAGAAATGACCGAGGAATGTGAGAAAATGGGGAAAGTCGTTCCTCCCACAATTGAAGGACGACTTGGTCTCCTCCATTGCATGTTTCCAAGGAAGGAATGAGAAAATCTTTTCCTTACTTTCTAACCCATACCCAAATGATTTCTATAAAGGTCTCTATCTTAGAATCGAGAAAATGAATGGTCACAAATTTTTACTAAACACGCATACAGAAAGAGGCTCTCAAGATTCCCGAGTGAGTAGGCTTTCCACAACTTCCACTCACCATCATTTTAATTTACTAAATACATGGATTATTCACTATTTTTACATAAATAACACAACCAGAACCTCTTGCATTCTATTTGAGCAGACTCTCACTTTCTATTATACTTCAAATagtaatttgttttatttttatcttcaaagctTTCAACTTTTATTTTCTATAAAAATATCATATATGTAGACAAACAATTATTTTACAAAGGaaattaaaaatcattttgtaTTTTCATAGTaaggtttttttttgtaagaaaagttattttattttaagggAGCAAGATCCTCAAACTCGCACATATGTATTCGTCAttactaggggtggaaataggtcaggCCGAGTTTGGCTTTATCAAGTCTAGACTTGGTCtgttaaaaaattcaaagcctaagcttggCCTGTGGCCTATCATAAGCTTATTTTTTGGCTTAAACCTGACCTTTTTGAAAGTCTGATTAGCCTATTAGCCTGCTTAAAAATCCTATTTTATTTGAACATATACGTAAATAAGTAAAtcaactaatgtttaaatagataAGAGAATCAAAAGTACAATgagattaaatatttatttacattGACTTATTTAAGCCTTCAAAGTAATATAAGTTTTATGAGATTATTTGTTTGAGAGCTTAGaaaaaacaacttatgacattattCATTAGgctttttcaacttattttcacaagttcttcaagataactaagctttaattttgtattttaataaatagtaattttttttcatatttatttagagCGGCCGACCTGATAGACTTAAAAGACTTTTCTTATAGCTTGTGGTCTAGCctatttaactaaataggcttataaaaaagcgtAGGCCTTTTCTACTTAAAATAAAGTCTGGCCTGGTTTTGACCTGTTTAAACTAGGTCGTAGATCTCTGTTAATTGGCCTGGCCTATTCCAACCCCTAATTATTACTTTTAATATTATACTTATAAGAATATTTAATATCTAATATTTATGGTATTTGAGATATGATTACTAATCTATACATAAATAATAATCTATATACTATTATTTCATTATTTCATGACACTAAAAATGATTTCATTAGACACTTATAATATAGATTTAATGGAATCTCACAATAAATGCGTGATTAACGTTTAATAATTAAACAGATTAAATGTTTaaagaatttattattttaatacaaatataatattttaattataaataactaataaaatattaGTTCCAAGTTGAAACATAAAACTTATTATTCCAATAACCACCTGAAAACTATATAAAGACCCCATTCACCCTAAACTTGATACCTACTAAACATATATAATAGTACTACTCCTTAGGACATTGCTCATATTTATATTCACCCTTTTACTTTATATATTCTCTTGTCCATTTTCCTTTCCTCTTTCCACCTTTTCATTACATATGACAGAAGAAAGTGGAGAAATTGAAGTATTTGGAGCTGAAAAATACTTCAACAGAAAAGTAGTTGAAACTCCAAGAGCTGCTACAAAGTACCAAGTTGAGTATGGAACTCCAAGTATTAGTTCTATATCAACATGGAACAGCCAAAATGCACTCTTAAAGAGAGATTCTGAAAAAAGTATCAAAGATAAGGTGCATGCTAAGAGTGTTCTATCAAGACTTGGTCtcaaatgctcttgttctgataagAATTCTGTTGATATCAGTGATCATGCAGGTGAAATCAGTTTTAATAACAAAACTTCTAACTATGGTGCAGTTCATGAAAAATCAACACCAAAAACAGAATTCAATCTTGGTCTTGATGAtgatatttcaattaaattaagaAAGGCTAGTTCAGAATTTTTCATCAATAAAGATCTTTACTTTCAAAAGCAAGAGAATTTAAGTGTAGGATTAAACAGTGAAATGAATAGTTTCCCTTCTAACTCAAGAAACCATGTTGTCAAAATGCAATTTCCATTAGATGAagaaaaaacaccaagaaaatcAGTTGAAGTATTTGGATCACCAAATCCAATATTGACCAATAGCAAAAGAAGTTCCTTGAGCATTGATAAAAGGTTGATATTTTCTTccaaaatggaagaaattgttgATGCAaactatgatgatgatgatgatgatgatgctggaAGTGATGCAAGTTCTGATTTGTTTGAGATTGAGAGCCTCAAAGAAAAATCTTCCAACAATCTTCTCAATAGACGGACATCAGATGCTGCTTCAACTTGTTACGCGCCGAGTGAGGCGAGCGTAGGATGGAGTGTGGTTACTGCTAGTGCTGCAGTTATGTCAGACTGTGAAGATCAAATGTCTGAATTTACAGTAAGGAGTCCATTAAAGGTCATTAGGGAGAATCCGAGGCGGAGTCCAGGTATCTTGTTGGGATGCAAGAGCCACAAAGCTGTTACTGTTAGAGTTGCTGGTGATGCATTCATAACATATGAAAAACAAAGTTTAAGTCCAAAAATTGGTAACAGAATAGAAAACAATGCTCTTTCTCAGGTAGCAAGGTTTCCAGGAGAGACTGATGTTAGTGCCTCAGAGAGACACGTgtgattatgtttaattgttttattttattaaattattatcaaAATGTTGTATGGCTTCTAAATGCCACCTCATggtatgtgttttttttttttttttgtgtaataaTAATGTTGATATTTTGATATCATATATTATGATTGCCTCTAGTAATGGCCGTTTATGGTTAAAAAGTTGATGAAATTAGATACTTTGTCGAGATCCTTTTGGTTTGATATAAAGAAAGGGAAGTGAAAGGTGGCCTCTTCATGTTGTGAATACATGAGAAAATGTCTCTTCCAATGATCCCTTCAAGCAAAAGTTTGGTTCTATTATATGAAATTGTATTTATTCCTTTTTGTTTGATATTTGGTATTAAAATGAGAATAACACCAATTATGAAAGTTAATTTAGCATAGGGACGTTTTagcaatttttttcaaatttcaaggAATGGATGGGTGTTGTCATTTTAAGATTTTAAAATTAGTCTTTTACCTCTACAATAGGATTTCACAAAAATAActaaaaactttttttcaaaatattttttgggtgatataattgattttcaaagaaattgTTTTTGAGAATTACTTATTTCACTCTATGTAATTGAAAAGAATTCTATCAAAATTTAAAAGTGTCTcagtattttcaaaaatatattttttggacatattttatttttgttaaattttagataatttcgaagatgcatatccAGAAGTGAACCACATGTATATCACTATTAAAAATATGACATTTGCTTAAAGGATTTTACATTATGTATTGAAata includes these proteins:
- the LOC131618890 gene encoding protein PHYTOCHROME KINASE SUBSTRATE 1-like; translated protein: MTEESGEIEVFGAEKYFNRKVVETPRAATKYQVEYGTPSISSISTWNSQNALLKRDSEKSIKDKVHAKSVLSRLGLKCSCSDKNSVDISDHAGEISFNNKTSNYGAVHEKSTPKTEFNLGLDDDISIKLRKASSEFFINKDLYFQKQENLSVGLNSEMNSFPSNSRNHVVKMQFPLDEEKTPRKSVEVFGSPNPILTNSKRSSLSIDKRLIFSSKMEEIVDANYDDDDDDDAGSDASSDLFEIESLKEKSSNNLLNRRTSDAASTCYAPSEASVGWSVVTASAAVMSDCEDQMSEFTVRSPLKVIRENPRRSPGILLGCKSHKAVTVRVAGDAFITYEKQSLSPKIGNRIENNALSQVARFPGETDVSASERHV